The Gammaproteobacteria bacterium DNA segment ACCGTTGCTTGACCCATCCGACCATTTGCACCATTTACCAGCACATCAATTATCATGGCAATCTCAAGGGAAGAAGTGATTGGGCATTTTAACGCATTGCTGAGATGACGGGCAAGGCAAGATGGTTTTCATCGATGGCTTCTATGACTTCCTCTCCATGAGGCTAAGTTCCAGCCTGCCACAAACGCCTCATGCCATGATGTGCTTGATAAATCGGATGTTGATACAACAATGAAAGATTCGTCTCGGTCATGACTTCTGCGGTTTCACCTTGCAGGGTTTTACCTTCAGGAAAAATTAACAATACGTGATTGCAAAATGCTTGTACTAAATTGAGATCGTGTAAAACCATCATAACAGTGGCGTGCTGATTTTGAGCGAGGTTTGCAAATAAATTTAAAATTTTTATTTGATAATGAATATCTAAATGATTAGTGGGTTCGTCTAATAAATAAATCGTAGGAGCTTGGACGAGTAAACTCGCGATTTGTAACCGACGTTTTTCCCCGCCTGAAAGTTCATGGATCGTTCTTTGTTGCTGCTTTAATAAATCGACTTGCTCGAGTGCGATTTGGACCAGCATTTTATCTTGCTTTGCTACTCGCTCGAAATAACCCAAATGTGGAAAACGTGCACCTAAACAATAATCCAAAACAGTTTGCGGAAATAACGGTTGATATTCCTGTAATAGAATACCTAATTGCTTGGCAACAGCCTTGGGATGTAAAGTCTCGAGACGCTCATTATTCAAAAAAATATTGCCTTGATCGGGTTTATGTAAATTACAAAGCGCATGGAGAAGCGTTGATTTTCCGCACCCGTTGGGTCCAACAATTCCCCATATCTCGCAAGCTTTTAAGGTCAAGCATAAATCCTCAACCAAAATCGTTTTGTTTTGTTTAATTGTCAAAGCATTGATGCGAAGTGTCATGATGGTTTAGGAAGAAGCCAAATAAAAAAAGGGATACCAATAAAGGCAATGACAATTCCAACGGGTAACTGCGTGGGAGCAAAAAGTGTGCGAGCTAAAGTGTCAGCAATGACGACTAAACTACCCCCAAGCGCGGTTGCTAAAGGGATTAATACACGATGATCCACGCCCACCAGCCGGCGAGTGAGATGGGGAATGATCAAGCCGACAAAACCAATGCATCCTGCTAGGGTGACCGCGGTAGCAGTGAGTGCTGCACTTAAAAAATAAAGCCCTATGCGATAACGTTGTACAGCTAAACCCAGCACTAAAGCTTCTCTTTCGCCACGTGCCAAAATATTAAAACCGGGTGCCAATAATTGCGAAATAAATAAACCACCGCTTAGCACGGTAAGCGCGCCATAAGGAAAATCACGTCCATTTAAATCTCCCGTCAGCCAAAATAACATGCTATGTAAATTTTTATCGGGCGATAAAATTAAAATAAAACTAATCCCTGCGGAAAAAATACAAGCAAGCGCCATTCCAATAAGAAGTAGAGTATGGGAGTGCCATCGATGTTTTTTGGCAAACAATAAAATCATCATAATGGTTAGTAAGGCACCCATCAATGCACTGAAACCCATGCTGAATGCAGTCGTTGCAAAAAGCATCATTAATAAAGTTACAAAAGCAGCACCGCCAGAAATACCGAGAATATAAGGGTCAGCGAGCGGATTTTGTAACAAGAGTTGCATTAAAATGCCTGCCAAACTTAGTAAACCACCACTTACAAAAGCACCGAGCGTTCTTGGAAGACGAATTTGGCTTAAAACAGGATGCCACTCACCTAATGCATTAGGCAGCAAGAGGGTTTGAACAGGGATGGCTGTGCTTCCCTGTAATAATGAAAAAAACACACTAAAAAGGACAAAGAACATCGTTGTCATGATTAGTAAATAATCGCGACGCATGTGGGAATCCGTTTGCTCAATCAAGAATATTTTGGAACAATGCGGTATGTGAAAACGCACTCATTTTTAATTACTAAGGCAATTTTATACCCGATGGTGCTTTTTTTAATATGTAGCCTTGATTGAGCGCCAGCGAAAATCAGGGTGTAATTATTGATCTGTTGACCTTGATTTTCGCTGGCGCTCAATCAAGGCTACATATTATAGGTGACAAAAAGTGATTGATAAAGCGGGCTATCGCTATGGCGTAGGAATAATTTTAGTCAACAATAATAGGCAAGTTTTTTTTGCTAAACGTATTGGCATGCTTGCCTGGCAGTTTCCGCAAGGTGGGATGAAAGAAGAGGAAACGCCTGAAGAAACCATGTACAGAGAGTTGAAAGAAGAAGTTGGTTTAAATCCAGAAGATGTTGAAATTTTAGGTAGCACAAGGCGTTGGCTCCGTTATCGTCTTCCGACTCGATTAGTCAGACATTATGCAAAACCCATCTGTATTGGCCAAAAACAAAAATGGTTTTTATTGAAACTAGCCAATAAAGATGCAAAAGTCGATTTACAAGCTAATGAAGATCCTGAATTCGATTCATGGGCCTGGGTTTCTTATTGGTATCCTTTGCGGCAGGTTGTCACCTTTAAGCGTCGTGTTTATGTAATGGCCCTTAAGGAATTTGCTAAAATAGTTTTATCGAAACGCTTTATCCAACTGACGGCAGAAAAAAAACCCGATGCTTAATATTTTGCGCCATATTATCCAAGAAGTAACAAGCGCTCCTGATTTTCGGGAAGCGCTGGATATTATGGTGCAACGCATTGCGAATGCGCTCGCAACAGAAGCATGTTCTATTTTTTTACTCGATCGGCAGCATGGCGAATATGTTTTGATGGCGACGCAAGGGCTGAATCCAAAAGCTGTAGGTAAAGTGCGTGTTCCCATCAATAAAGGATTAATCGGTTTGGTTGGTGAGCGAGAAGAACCCATCAATATTGATGATGCAAAAATGCATCC contains these protein-coding regions:
- a CDS encoding ABC transporter ATP-binding protein; translated protein: MTLKACEIWGIVGPNGCGKSTLLHALCNLHKPDQGNIFLNNERLETLHPKAVAKQLGILLQEYQPLFPQTVLDYCLGARFPHLGYFERVAKQDKMLVQIALEQVDLLKQQQRTIHELSGGEKRRLQIASLLVQAPTIYLLDEPTNHLDIHYQIKILNLFANLAQNQHATVMMVLHDLNLVQAFCNHVLLIFPEGKTLQGETAEVMTETNLSLLYQHPIYQAHHGMRRLWQAGT
- a CDS encoding iron ABC transporter permease yields the protein MRRDYLLIMTTMFFVLFSVFFSLLQGSTAIPVQTLLLPNALGEWHPVLSQIRLPRTLGAFVSGGLLSLAGILMQLLLQNPLADPYILGISGGAAFVTLLMMLFATTAFSMGFSALMGALLTIMMILLFAKKHRWHSHTLLLIGMALACIFSAGISFILILSPDKNLHSMLFWLTGDLNGRDFPYGALTVLSGGLFISQLLAPGFNILARGEREALVLGLAVQRYRIGLYFLSAALTATAVTLAGCIGFVGLIIPHLTRRLVGVDHRVLIPLATALGGSLVVIADTLARTLFAPTQLPVGIVIAFIGIPFFIWLLPKPS
- the rppH gene encoding RNA pyrophosphohydrolase — its product is MIDKAGYRYGVGIILVNNNRQVFFAKRIGMLAWQFPQGGMKEEETPEETMYRELKEEVGLNPEDVEILGSTRRWLRYRLPTRLVRHYAKPICIGQKQKWFLLKLANKDAKVDLQANEDPEFDSWAWVSYWYPLRQVVTFKRRVYVMALKEFAKIVLSKRFIQLTAEKKPDA